From a region of the Rhinopithecus roxellana isolate Shanxi Qingling chromosome 8, ASM756505v1, whole genome shotgun sequence genome:
- the TEX45 gene encoding testis-expressed protein 45, producing MAAGALLPCPRPCPMSQQDFLKASHFSLGPDLRLHEGTMHTTSHRDFAYPTATRESPSLQPPPALLFPTDPRWDREERVSEARRAFPPPSTPPWELLQAQARERTLAMRASNLHLHEDAHAGIGLSNARAAYGWPELPARARERIRGARLIFDRDSLPPGDRDKLRIPPTTHQALFPPHDARPQPRAPSRHLGGPNTLKWDYTRQDGTSYQRQFQALPGPPALMCKRASSRVELGDCKISYGSMCSEQKQAYRPQGLPEDRYDKAQAAAHIHCVNIRPGDGLFHHRTTKAEHFYAREPEPFVLHHDQTPESHILKGNWCPGPSSLDTFMQYFYGQPPPATQPPSRHVPHEKLQSHVILGEPKLLRRFFKTTMGSDYCPSEWRQVQKAPNLHLQQSNLPQGTGEFDFLTMNQKMLKPHGTAPALVTEEMLQRCKYSHMEPPLGGLRFFSTQYKDEFPFKYQGPAALRLKNPQEGFVPLGTPHQHGCREKTDPRAPQPPMYPCPSQ from the exons ATGGCCGCAGGCGCCCTCCTGCCGTGCCCGCGCCCGTGCCCGATGTCCCAGCAGGACTTCCTCAAGGCCTCACACTTCTCGCTGGGGCCCGACCTGCGGCTGCACGAGGGTACCATGCACACCACGTCGCACCGGGACTTCGCCTACCCGACTGCCACCCGGGAGTCGCCAAGCCTGCAGCCGCCGCCCGCGCTGCTTTTCCCAACGGACCCGCGCTGGGACCGGGAAGAGCGCGTGTCGGAGGCGCGCCGCGCGTTCCCGCCGCCGTCGACGCCGCCGTGGGAGCTGCTGCAAGCGCAGGCGCGGGAACGCACGCTCGCCATGCGGGCCAGCAACTTGCACCTGCACGAGGACGCGCACGCCGGGATCGGCCTCTCCAACGCGCGCGCCGCCTACGGCTGGCCCGAGCTGCCGGCGCGCGCCCGAGAGCGGATCCGCGGCGCGCGCCTCATCTTCGACCGCGACTCCCTGCCGCCCGGCGACCGCGACAAGTTGCGCATCCCGCCCACCACGCACCAGGCACTCTTTCCACCCCACGACGCGCGCCCGCAGCCTCGTGCGCCCAGTCGCCACCTCG GAGGCCCCAACACCCTCAAGTGGGACTACACGAGACAAGATGGGACTTCCTACCAAAGACAGTTCCAGGCCCTGCCAGGCCCACCTGCCTTGATGTGTAAGAGG GCCTCCTCCAGAGTGGAGCTGGGAGACTGCAAGATCAGCTATGGATCAATGTGTTCGGAGCAGAAACAGGCCTACAGGCCCCAGGGTCTGCCTGAAGATAG GTATGACAAGGCCCAGGCCGCAGCCCACATCCACTGTGTAAATATCCGTCCTGGTGACGGCCTCTTTCACCACAGAACCACCAAGGCCGAGCACTTCTATGCCCGGGAGCCAG AACCTTTTGTTCTTCACCACGATCAGACTCCGGAGTCGCACATCCTGAAAGGAAATTGGTGCCCCGGCCCCAGCAGTCTGGACACCTTCATGCAGTACTTCTACGGCCAG CCGCCTCCCGCGACACAGCCACCCAGCCGCCACGTGCCTCACGAGAAACTGCAGAGTCACGTGATCCTAGGGGAGCCAAAGCTACTCAGACGCTTCTTCAAGACCACCATGGGCTCGGACTACTGCCCCTCAGAGTGGAGGCAGGTGCAGAAAGCGCCCAACCTCCACTTGCAGCAGAGCAACCTGCCGCAGGGGACCGGCG AATTCGATTTTTTAACCATGAACCAGAAGATGCTGAAGCCACACGGAACAGCTCCGGCCCTGGTGACTGAAGAGATGCTACAGCGg TGCAAGTACAGTCACATGGAGCCCCCTCTGGGTGGACTGCGCTTCTTCTCAACCCAATACAAGGATGAATTTCCTTTCAAGTATCAGGGTCCAGCAGCCCTGAGACTGAAAAATCCTCAGGAGGGCTTTGTGCCCCTGGGCACGCCTCACCAGCACGGCTGCAGGGAGAAGACAGACCCTCGGGCTCCCCAGCCCCCTATGTACCCGTGCCCCAGCCAGTAA
- the PEX11G gene encoding peroxisomal membrane protein 11C isoform X1 — protein MASLSCLASALESYRGRDRLIRVLGYCCQLVGGVLVEQCPTRSEVGTRLLVVSTQLSHCRTILRLFDDLSMFVYTKQYGLGAQEEDTFVRWVSVLGNLADQLYYPCEHVAWAADARVLHVDSSRWWTLSTALWALSLLLGVARSLWMLLKLRQRLRSPTAPFTSPLPRGKRRAMEAQMQSEALSLLSNLADLANAVHWLPRGVLWAGRFPPWLVGLMGTISSILSMYQAARAGGQA, from the exons ATGGCGTCGCTGAGCTGCCTGGCGTCGGCGCTGGAGTCTTACAGGGGCCGGGACCGCCTG ATCCGAGTGCTGGGGTACTGCTGCCAGCTGGTTGGTGGGGTCCTGGTTGAACAATGTCCTACCAGGTCCGAAGTGGGGACACGTCTGTTGGTGGTGTCCACCCAACTCAGCCACTGCAGGACCATCTTGCGACTCTTTGATGACCTGTCCATGTTTGTCTACACTAAGCAATACGGCCTGGGGGCACAG GAGGAGGACACCTTTGTCCGCTGGGTGTCCGTCCTAGGGAACCTGGCCGACCAGCTCTACTACCCATGTGAGCACGTCGCCTGGGCGGCTGATGCCCGGGTCCTCCACGTGGACTCTTCCCGGTGGTGGACCCTGAGTACAGCCTTGTGGGCCCTCTCTCTGCTCCTGGGGGTTGCCAG GTCCCTGTGGATGCTGCTGAAACTGAGACAGAGGCTGCGGAGCCCCACGGCGCCCTTCACCAG CCCGCTGCCCCGGGGCAAGCGGAGGGCCATGGAGGCGCAGATGCAGTCGGAAGCACTGTCACTTCTCAGCAACCTGGCTGACCTGGCCAACGCCGTGCACTGGCTGCCCCGGGGCGTGCTGTGGGCCGGCCGCTTCCCGCCATGGCTGGTGGGCCTCATGGGCACCATCTCCTCGATCCTCAGCATGTACCAGGCGGCCCGGGCCGGCGGCCAGGCCTAG
- the PEX11G gene encoding peroxisomal membrane protein 11C isoform X2: MASLSCLASALESYRGRDRLIRVLGYCCQLVGGVLVEQCPTRSEVGTRLLVVSTQLSHCRTILRLFDDLSMFVYTKQYGLGAQEEDTFVRWVSVLGNLADQLYYPCEHVAWAADARVLHVDSSRWWTLSTALWALSLLLGVASIQWNCCMAIKVLCALPAAALLFQVPVDAAETETEAAEPHGALHQPAAPGQAEGHGGADAVGSTVTSQQPG; this comes from the exons ATGGCGTCGCTGAGCTGCCTGGCGTCGGCGCTGGAGTCTTACAGGGGCCGGGACCGCCTG ATCCGAGTGCTGGGGTACTGCTGCCAGCTGGTTGGTGGGGTCCTGGTTGAACAATGTCCTACCAGGTCCGAAGTGGGGACACGTCTGTTGGTGGTGTCCACCCAACTCAGCCACTGCAGGACCATCTTGCGACTCTTTGATGACCTGTCCATGTTTGTCTACACTAAGCAATACGGCCTGGGGGCACAG GAGGAGGACACCTTTGTCCGCTGGGTGTCCGTCCTAGGGAACCTGGCCGACCAGCTCTACTACCCATGTGAGCACGTCGCCTGGGCGGCTGATGCCCGGGTCCTCCACGTGGACTCTTCCCGGTGGTGGACCCTGAGTACAGCCTTGTGGGCCCTCTCTCTGCTCCTGGGGGTTGCCAG TATCCAATGGAATTGTTGCATGGCCATCAAAGTCCTCTGTGCCCTGCCTGCTGCGGCATTATTGTTTCAG GTCCCTGTGGATGCTGCTGAAACTGAGACAGAGGCTGCGGAGCCCCACGGCGCCCTTCACCAG CCCGCTGCCCCGGGGCAAGCGGAGGGCCATGGAGGCGCAGATGCAGTCGGAAGCACTGTCACTTCTCAGCAACCTGGCTGA